In a genomic window of Pangasianodon hypophthalmus isolate fPanHyp1 chromosome 1, fPanHyp1.pri, whole genome shotgun sequence:
- the s100t gene encoding S100 calcium binding protein T → MSTLNSENASTLENAMQLMIQTFHKYSGNEGDKYTLSKSELKDLLTQELGNYLGNAQDKDAVEKVMGDLDSNNDGEVDFTEFVILVGALTVACNDFFQEYNAEKGAKKE, encoded by the exons ATGTCTACCCTGAACTCGGAGAACGCCTCCACACTGGAGAACGCCATGCAGCTGATGATCCAGACCTTCCATAAGTACTCTGGTAACGAGGGAGACAAATACACACTCAGCAAGAGTGAGCTCAAAGATTTGCTTACCCAGGAGCTAGGAAACTATCTGGGG AATGCACAGGACAAGGATGCTGTAGAGAAGGTGATGGGCGACCTGGACTCAAACAATGACGGTGAGGTGGACTTCACAGAGTTCGTCATCCTAGTCGGCGCACTCACCGTGGCCTGCAACGACTTCTTCCAGGAGTACAATGCAGAGAAAGGTGCTAAGAAGGAGTAG